In the Methylomonas rhizoryzae genome, one interval contains:
- a CDS encoding porin family protein, whose translation MTFQKKPTNSLYLAASIGLLCSNVSIAEQAPASMEEMWKIIQQQQKEIESLKAKSAQNEQLKQEVRDLKQAQQNSASGTVVAANSPSAGKGELERKTDVLASEVEKLKTQLFIPEAREYKSEYGLGPAASNVYRVNRGLSIGGYGEAFYTNYTDEKASGASDSFDLQRAVLYAGYKFNDWIILNNEIEFEHASTGEGAEEKGEVSVEFSQLDFLLDPKYNIRAGLMLVPMGFINEMHEPTTFHGNRRPDVERFIIPSTWREMGAGLFGEIIPGLQYRVYAMNGLNARSFESEGIREGRQGGSQALAEDFAFTGRVDYSPAVVPGLMVGGSAFIGNSGQNELYLGRKLDVATQLYEGHMQYRYRGLELRALGAWGQVNDTEILSQAIGETIGKESFGWYAEAAYDIMPHLLKDSTQYLAPFFRFEKYDPMAAVAAGFADNLGLDRWIYQGGLSYKPIDNIVIKADYRNIQAKQDSPANEFNLGIGFIY comes from the coding sequence ATGACTTTCCAGAAAAAACCGACGAATTCTTTGTATTTAGCCGCATCCATAGGTTTGTTATGCAGCAATGTTTCCATAGCCGAACAAGCACCGGCAAGCATGGAAGAAATGTGGAAAATCATCCAACAGCAACAAAAGGAAATCGAATCGCTGAAAGCCAAAAGCGCCCAAAACGAGCAACTGAAACAGGAAGTCCGCGATCTGAAGCAGGCACAACAAAACTCCGCTTCCGGCACTGTGGTTGCCGCGAATTCCCCGTCAGCGGGAAAAGGCGAACTGGAACGCAAAACCGACGTACTCGCTAGCGAAGTGGAAAAACTGAAAACCCAGTTATTCATTCCGGAAGCGCGCGAATACAAAAGCGAATACGGCTTGGGCCCCGCGGCGTCCAATGTCTATCGCGTCAATCGCGGCCTATCCATCGGAGGTTACGGCGAGGCGTTTTATACCAATTACACCGACGAAAAAGCCTCCGGCGCCAGCGACTCTTTCGATTTGCAACGCGCCGTCTTATACGCCGGTTACAAATTCAACGATTGGATCATTTTGAACAACGAAATCGAATTCGAACATGCCTCAACCGGTGAAGGAGCCGAGGAAAAAGGCGAGGTATCGGTGGAGTTCTCGCAATTGGATTTCTTGCTCGACCCTAAATACAACATCCGCGCCGGTTTGATGCTAGTGCCCATGGGCTTCATCAACGAGATGCACGAACCCACGACATTTCACGGCAACCGCCGCCCGGACGTGGAACGCTTCATTATCCCGTCCACCTGGCGTGAGATGGGTGCCGGCTTATTCGGCGAAATCATCCCCGGCTTGCAATACCGGGTCTATGCGATGAACGGGCTGAACGCCCGCAGCTTCGAAAGCGAAGGGATACGCGAAGGCCGCCAAGGCGGCAGCCAGGCTTTGGCGGAAGATTTTGCATTTACCGGCCGGGTGGACTACTCGCCGGCCGTCGTGCCCGGTTTGATGGTGGGCGGCTCGGCTTTCATCGGCAACTCCGGACAAAACGAACTGTATCTCGGACGCAAACTCGATGTTGCCACCCAATTGTACGAAGGACACATGCAATACCGTTACCGGGGTTTGGAACTGCGGGCATTAGGCGCTTGGGGACAAGTTAACGATACCGAAATACTCAGCCAAGCAATAGGCGAAACCATAGGCAAGGAAAGTTTCGGCTGGTATGCCGAAGCGGCGTACGACATCATGCCGCATCTGTTGAAAGACAGCACCCAATATCTGGCGCCGTTCTTCCGCTTTGAAAAATACGATCCTATGGCTGCCGTGGCAGCCGGATTCGCCGACAACCTGGGCCTGGACCGCTGGATTTATCAAGGCGGCCTGAGCTACAAGCCGATAGACAACATCGTCATCAAAGCCGATTACCGCAACATTCAAGCCAAACAAGACTCTCCTGCCAACGAGTTCAACTTGGGTATAGGCTTCATTTATTAA
- a CDS encoding FMN-binding protein produces MLSFESLRRFVLALSVVVFAMPCFSTVYFSKDEALEMAFGTDASVELLSLFPTESQIVQIEQLAKSKLESNLISVFVGKKQGQIVGYAMIESHNVRTQPETMLLVVDAAGNLANLRILAFHEPPEYQPPDRWYAKLLNLPLEKLSFDTDVQAVSGATLSSRAALNGARKLLAIYQVMLKKTQ; encoded by the coding sequence ATGCTTAGTTTCGAATCGTTACGCCGGTTTGTTTTAGCGCTTAGTGTTGTCGTATTTGCAATGCCTTGTTTTTCAACGGTTTATTTCAGTAAGGACGAGGCTTTGGAAATGGCGTTTGGAACGGATGCCAGCGTGGAATTGTTATCGCTGTTTCCCACTGAAAGTCAGATAGTGCAAATTGAACAGTTGGCCAAAAGTAAATTGGAGTCCAACTTAATCAGCGTCTTTGTCGGTAAAAAACAAGGACAAATTGTCGGTTATGCGATGATTGAATCGCATAACGTGCGTACTCAGCCGGAAACGATGTTGTTAGTGGTCGATGCCGCCGGCAATTTAGCCAACTTGCGCATCCTGGCGTTTCACGAGCCGCCGGAGTATCAGCCGCCAGATCGTTGGTATGCCAAATTATTGAATTTGCCGCTGGAGAAGTTGAGCTTCGATACAGACGTGCAAGCGGTTTCCGGTGCAACCTTAAGTTCGCGGGCTGCGTTAAACGGGGCTCGCAAACTATTGGCGATTTACCAAGTCATGTTGAAAAAGACTCAATAA
- a CDS encoding cytochrome-c peroxidase produces MRKTLSHSLVLLTIAASTASAEVPTLPGSANLSLKAKLGQELFFDTNLSEPAGQSCATCHDPAMAFTDPDNGVPTSQGALVTLQGNRNTPTAMYSAYAPEFHLNNEDGLYYGGQFLDGRAATLEEQAKGPFLNPLEMANPDIAGVIAKVRNADYASMFEAVFGSGALDDDIKAYQRMAQAIASFERSPVLNRFSSKYDFYLAGKARLTAKEARGLKVFDEEDKGNCAACHPSKPNSDGTPPLFTDHSYDNIGVPKNPDSLFYALPNDLNPDGENFVDKGLANNVPLAGERGKIKVPTLRNVAVTAPYMHNGYFKTLEGVVLFYNNRDIRRECKNTPNDTEALKRKCWPAPEIKRNENFDELGELNLTARERSDLVAFLKTLTDGYRSYSPWPYKRP; encoded by the coding sequence ATGCGAAAAACACTCAGTCACTCACTTGTGCTGCTAACAATAGCCGCATCCACGGCTTCGGCTGAGGTACCGACCTTGCCGGGCAGCGCCAATTTAAGTCTGAAAGCAAAACTGGGTCAGGAATTGTTCTTCGATACCAATTTATCGGAACCAGCCGGCCAAAGTTGCGCCACTTGCCACGATCCGGCTATGGCGTTTACCGATCCGGACAACGGCGTCCCCACCTCGCAAGGCGCATTGGTCACGTTGCAAGGCAATCGCAACACCCCTACCGCCATGTATTCGGCGTACGCGCCGGAATTCCATTTAAACAACGAAGACGGCTTGTATTACGGTGGACAATTCTTGGACGGCCGCGCAGCTACTTTGGAAGAACAAGCCAAAGGGCCTTTTTTAAACCCTTTGGAAATGGCCAATCCCGATATAGCCGGCGTGATTGCCAAAGTACGTAACGCCGACTACGCCTCTATGTTCGAAGCAGTATTCGGCAGCGGGGCTTTAGACGACGACATCAAGGCCTATCAACGTATGGCGCAAGCCATAGCGAGCTTCGAAAGGTCGCCGGTGCTCAACCGTTTTAGTTCCAAATATGATTTTTATTTGGCGGGAAAAGCCAGACTGACCGCCAAAGAAGCGAGAGGACTCAAGGTCTTCGATGAAGAAGACAAGGGCAATTGCGCCGCCTGCCATCCGAGCAAACCAAACTCTGACGGTACGCCGCCGTTGTTTACCGATCATTCTTACGACAACATCGGCGTTCCGAAAAACCCGGACAGCCTGTTCTACGCTCTGCCCAACGACCTAAATCCGGACGGTGAAAATTTCGTGGACAAAGGCCTGGCCAACAACGTGCCGCTTGCCGGAGAACGCGGAAAAATCAAAGTTCCGACCTTGCGCAACGTAGCGGTTACCGCCCCCTACATGCACAACGGCTATTTTAAAACCCTGGAAGGTGTAGTGCTGTTTTACAACAACCGCGACATACGCCGAGAATGCAAGAATACGCCGAACGACACCGAGGCGTTGAAGCGTAAATGCTGGCCTGCGCCGGAAATTAAGCGCAACGAAAACTTCGACGAACTTGGCGAGCTTAATCTTACCGCGCGTGAAAGAAGCGATTTGGTGGCTTTTTTGAAAACCCTGACCGACGGCTATCGCTCTTACTCGCCCTGGCCGTATAAACGGCCTTAG
- a CDS encoding YwqG family protein, with product MNEKISALGNKCLRLVTADGEMSSFLGGKPLVATHVLWPRKHDKPLGFIGQIDLAEINRNSAIDWLPEIGRLLFFYDLHEWPWGFDPDDKGGWAVIYENGLGELKFQEAPSDLAPEYLSEKIKYLKSEPFISYPDSRRIDPNRLDWEEDTEYDEFIDSNYGAGPRHQIGGFPYAIQNDTMEEECQLASGGVYCGNSEGYDCKQAEALKAHPNDWRLLLQFDSDEDIDAMWGDMGMLYFWVRESDARAAGFDDAWMILQCY from the coding sequence ATGAATGAGAAAATCTCGGCACTGGGGAATAAGTGTTTGCGTTTGGTAACTGCAGACGGAGAAATGTCGAGTTTTCTTGGCGGGAAGCCCTTGGTGGCAACTCATGTGCTTTGGCCGAGAAAGCACGATAAACCGCTTGGTTTTATTGGCCAAATTGATTTGGCCGAAATAAATAGAAATTCCGCTATCGATTGGTTGCCGGAAATAGGCCGCTTATTGTTTTTTTACGATTTGCACGAATGGCCTTGGGGATTCGATCCCGACGATAAAGGCGGTTGGGCGGTGATTTACGAAAACGGTTTAGGCGAGTTGAAATTTCAGGAAGCGCCTAGCGATTTAGCTCCCGAGTATCTGTCCGAGAAAATTAAATACCTTAAGTCCGAGCCTTTTATCAGTTACCCGGATAGCCGGCGCATTGATCCGAACCGGTTGGACTGGGAAGAAGACACGGAATATGATGAATTCATAGACAGTAATTACGGCGCGGGTCCCAGGCATCAAATCGGCGGATTTCCATACGCGATACAGAACGATACGATGGAAGAGGAGTGTCAATTGGCAAGCGGCGGCGTGTATTGCGGTAACTCGGAAGGTTACGACTGTAAGCAGGCCGAAGCATTGAAAGCGCACCCCAATGATTGGCGCTTGTTGTTGCAATTCGATTCCGACGAGGATATCGACGCCATGTGGGGCGACATGGGGATGTTGTATTTTTGGGTGAGGGAAAGCGATGCAAGAGCCGCCGGTTTCGACGATGCCTGGATGATATTACAATGTTATTGA